The Coffea arabica cultivar ET-39 chromosome 2c, Coffea Arabica ET-39 HiFi, whole genome shotgun sequence genome includes the window TTTTTCACCAAGAATGGAGCCCAAATCAGAATAACAACAAAGAGAAACATCAATTGCTTCTTAGAAATCAAAGGAGGGCGATCAATCGGCCCAATGCTCAGCCTCGTTTTGGCCTCGACAAATTCAGCCATGGATTCGGCGAGCCTCGAGAAATCTGACGCATCCATCTGGAAGGAGTCTTTCTTGACATCGGTGGCTTCAGCGGGGATAAGTTTGATGTGAGGCAGAGAATTTACTCCGAAAAGGGCGAAAGAGGACTGGGATTCTTGAAATTCAATGTCGAAGAAGAACAGTTTTGAGTGAGAAGCTGGAGGGTTGTTGGCTAAAAAGGATTTAGAGACGAGAGAGAACTCGGATTTGAGAGAAGGGAGGGAGAGTTCGGGTTTGGAGTGGAGTTGTTGGGCGTCAAAGAAGATGAGGAAAGTAAAGGGACGAGGAGCTGGAATGGATAGGATCCGTTTGAGGAGGGAATCAGTGAGATGGATAACGCCGCCATTGGGGGACTGGGATTGGAGGGATTCGAGCTGGACGAGCAAATCCGAAGTGAGGTCTTGAGAATTGGTTGAGATCGGGAGGAGGGTGATGAGGAAGAGGACGACGAAGATTGGGGTTTTTGTGTAGGCCATTTTGCTGCCTGCTATCGTGGAGGAGGAATCAGGAAGAGGGTTTCAACTTCAACGAGCCTCCGGAGCCCAAGAGAACAAGGGAGCCTTTGCGCACTGAGTCAATTGACTGACTGGCTGGATTTTTGGAGGAAGCTGATTGGTGGAGAAAGAGACGATGAGGTgtattgaattttatttttctttgtttcccatTATTTTAAGACCAAAATGATAGATTTTTcttgtagtatttttttttttattttaagacctAAATGGAAAATCGTACTTTACTTTCTCCACCTTAATGAGTCAGGTAATTTGATTTCAGACCTGATTATATGTTTCTAAAAATGCAAAACTTTGAAGCACTCATTTAGTTAAATTGATTCTCCGAAAAAACTAGTCTaactcttttgtttctttttggtaACGTATGTATCCACTCGAAAAAAGAGTCAGAAAAGATAATACTAGTACAATTCCACTGATTTGAGGAGAAACTATATAACAACAAAGTGATACTGTGATGGGGAACACATGTTTTCCTTTCGAAACTTCCCTGCATGAGCCAGCAGGAGCAACTCCGGCAACACGAGTTTGTAGACGATTTTAGTTACCTAAAGGCTGCTCAATTCTGTTGAGTGTGAAAGCCTGGATCTCTCAGATGGAGGGATGCCTAAACATTAAAACGGGAAGAACTACCAAAATGCTAGCATGGTAATCCTATTAATCTCCAGCCAGCAGCTTACAATTCCAAGT containing:
- the LOC113725842 gene encoding probable dolichyl-diphosphooligosaccharide--protein glycosyltransferase subunit 3B translates to MAYTKTPIFVVLFLITLLPISTNSQDLTSDLLVQLESLQSQSPNGGVIHLTDSLLKRILSIPAPRPFTFLIFFDAQQLHSKPELSLPSLKSEFSLVSKSFLANNPPASHSKLFFFDIEFQESQSSFALFGVNSLPHIKLIPAEATDVKKDSFQMDASDFSRLAESMAEFVEAKTRLSIGPIDRPPLISKKQLMFLFVVILIWAPFLVKKVISGNTLLHNKSVWMTGAIFVYFFSVSGSMHNIIRKMPMFLVDRNDPGKLVFFYQGSGMQLGAEGFAVGFLYTVVGLLLAFVTHVLVYVRNRNAQRLVMIFVMFVSFWAVQKVVFLDNWKTGYGIHAYWPTSWK